The Mesomycoplasma ovipneumoniae genome window below encodes:
- the rpmF gene encoding 50S ribosomal protein L32, which produces MAIVPKRKTSKQRKHKRNSHSALKLPNLVNCSNCSNKQLQHHVCQFCGFYKNRKVINFQAINDKH; this is translated from the coding sequence ATGGCTATAGTTCCGAAACGAAAAACCTCAAAACAAAGAAAACATAAACGAAATTCTCATTCAGCATTAAAATTGCCAAACCTTGTGAATTGCAGCAATTGTTCTAATAAACAATTACAACATCATGTTTGTCAATTTTGTGGATTTTATAAAAATCGTAAAGTTATAAATTTCCAAGCAATCAATGATAAACATTAA
- a CDS encoding phenylalanine--tRNA ligase subunit beta, translated as MLFSLRRLKKIANIDHISDEKVIDALISLSFEVDKISKLNEISGIKFGNILEVKKNENADNLLICQVEFDDKIRQIQTAAKNVQKDKQVLAFVPGSTNGKITFEAKKLRGHISEGMLVSASELGFSSKLLSPELDQGVLVFDPIFDLKQNPLEILELSDLILDIKLLWNRPDANSYLVIAIELAAFFGTKLDLEFDKLNFDSKNKSNLEIFTEKNESKVAAIEIEKVPNLALVDIFLLLKSGVKITDLNQNFANFVLIYTGQPSYFLQTNKNQNQIKLIYQDTKLAEIQNSFATFQFWNNDELILIPEIFQKPIEKDQNLYLIMPKFDSAKIRQINHNFNLSSSSARQLAKNYSQGTTLLSLIFLEFFLEKHGINFSLPINFDKNQFSQTPSINFGLEEVQNILGIELEQKDFQKINSILEKIYYNFNSDSFLAPFYRVDIEFFADYAADFLRFYGLEKLGNKKLTKVERSISAVDPKPIQLKTLGYFEANSFLLISQSENFNPLNLKTQTLSTYTSQEHTTIRYSLAWQLAKIVKYNVKRKMTDISLYETGSVSEKNQVFAMASTIYNLETLKDHLKILYSDNFSFKPAQSEFLNPSMSQFIYWNNVLVGWVGQISEKYDYQNINFLEIIVSKIDLEHKNKLVKFEPYDNSQLKYRDITLSLGKNDIPDTYLDVIKKIPEIFSIKLKDYVIINNRQKITYRVTGTDKVCQEIDKFYK; from the coding sequence ATGCTGTTTTCATTAAGAAGATTAAAAAAAATAGCTAATATTGATCATATTAGCGACGAAAAAGTGATTGATGCTTTGATTAGTCTTAGTTTTGAGGTTGATAAAATTTCAAAACTAAACGAAATTTCCGGCATAAAATTCGGAAATATTCTAGAAGTTAAAAAAAATGAAAATGCTGACAATTTACTAATTTGTCAAGTTGAGTTTGACGACAAAATAAGACAAATTCAAACTGCAGCAAAAAATGTCCAAAAAGACAAGCAAGTTTTAGCTTTTGTTCCTGGTTCGACAAACGGAAAAATAACTTTTGAAGCTAAAAAATTACGCGGTCACATTTCTGAAGGAATGCTAGTTTCAGCTAGTGAATTAGGTTTTAGTTCTAAACTTTTAAGTCCAGAACTAGACCAAGGAGTTCTTGTTTTTGATCCAATTTTTGATCTAAAACAAAATCCACTTGAAATTTTAGAATTATCTGACCTAATTTTAGATATCAAACTTTTATGAAACAGGCCTGATGCAAATTCTTATTTAGTAATAGCAATTGAACTTGCTGCTTTTTTTGGCACAAAATTAGATTTGGAGTTTGACAAACTAAATTTTGACAGCAAAAACAAATCAAATTTAGAAATTTTTACTGAAAAAAATGAGTCAAAAGTTGCTGCTATTGAGATTGAAAAAGTTCCAAATCTTGCCTTAGTAGATATTTTTTTACTTTTAAAATCAGGGGTTAAAATTACTGATTTAAATCAAAATTTTGCTAATTTTGTCTTAATTTACACAGGTCAGCCATCTTATTTTTTACAAACAAATAAAAATCAAAACCAAATTAAATTAATTTATCAAGATACAAAATTAGCTGAAATTCAAAATTCATTTGCTACTTTTCAATTTTGAAACAATGATGAGTTAATATTAATTCCTGAAATATTTCAAAAACCAATAGAAAAAGATCAAAATTTATACTTAATAATGCCTAAATTTGACTCAGCAAAAATTAGGCAAATTAATCATAATTTTAATTTAAGCAGCTCCTCAGCGAGACAATTGGCAAAAAATTACAGTCAAGGAACAACACTTTTAAGCTTGATTTTTTTAGAATTTTTCCTTGAAAAACACGGAATTAATTTTTCTTTGCCAATTAATTTTGACAAAAATCAATTTAGTCAAACACCTAGCATTAATTTTGGACTTGAAGAAGTCCAAAATATTTTAGGAATCGAACTTGAACAAAAAGATTTTCAAAAAATTAACTCAATTCTTGAGAAAATCTATTATAATTTTAATTCTGACAGTTTTTTAGCACCATTTTATCGTGTTGATATTGAATTTTTTGCCGATTATGCTGCCGATTTTCTCAGATTTTATGGACTTGAAAAATTAGGAAACAAAAAATTAACTAAAGTAGAACGATCAATTTCTGCTGTTGATCCAAAACCAATTCAGCTAAAAACTTTAGGTTATTTTGAAGCTAATTCATTCCTTTTAATTTCCCAATCAGAAAATTTTAATCCTTTGAATTTAAAAACTCAAACTTTATCAACTTATACATCCCAAGAACATACAACAATTAGATATTCGCTTGCCTGACAATTAGCAAAAATTGTAAAATATAATGTTAAGCGAAAAATGACTGATATTAGTCTTTATGAAACAGGTAGTGTCTCTGAGAAAAATCAAGTTTTTGCCATGGCTTCGACGATTTATAATCTTGAAACTCTAAAAGATCATTTAAAAATTTTATACAGTGATAACTTTAGTTTTAAACCAGCCCAATCTGAATTTCTAAATCCATCAATGTCGCAATTTATTTATTGAAATAATGTTTTAGTTGGCTGAGTTGGACAAATAAGTGAAAAATATGATTACCAAAACATCAATTTTCTTGAAATAATTGTTTCAAAAATTGATCTTGAACATAAAAATAAACTTGTTAAGTTCGAGCCATACGATAATTCGCAACTTAAATATCGAGATATTACGCTATCTTTAGGGAAAAATGATATTCCTGACACTTATTTAGATGTTATTAAAAAAATTCCAGAAATTTTTTCAATAAAATTAAAAGATTATGTTATAATTAATAATCGCCAGAAAATTACTTACAGAGTAACTGGAACTGACAAGGTTTGTCAGGAAATAGATAAATTTTATAAATAA